Proteins from a single region of Punica granatum isolate Tunisia-2019 chromosome 8, ASM765513v2, whole genome shotgun sequence:
- the LOC116189267 gene encoding kinesin-like protein KIN-UC isoform X1 yields MAPVSSSRTTMATAASQQQLRTSQGHNLHPGRSKAPTSKRSVTPTSRPSSFTNDGGDHDSGRVRVAVRLRPRNAEELLSDADFADCVELQPELKRLKLRKNNWSSESYKFDEVFTENASQRRVYEVVAKPVVESVLNGYNGTVMAYGQTGSGKTYTLGRLGKDDASERGIMVRSLEDILANISHTSDSVDVSYLQLYMESLQDLLAPEKVNIYIGEDPKTGDVTVPGATVVRIRDLDHFLELLQIGEANRHAANTKLNTESSRSHAILMVNVRRSVQGRQANETTTLEQGKTNLPGTDVVPRIQKSKLLIVDLAGSERLDKSGSEGHLLEEAKFINLSLTSLGKCINALAENSSHIPTRDSKLTRLLRDSFGGSARTSLIVTIGPSSWNHAETTSTIMFGQRAMKIVNMLKLKEEYDYESLCHKLYNQIDCLTAEIDRQERLRENEKLILEKQLKHQHDSFSEGEKNLIKRSELLEMENNRLESEMKEILSELNRQKEHNDLMHNTISQLHVNLNYSKEQQDQESSTYQNVLADTTQMYEKKIAEFIEQLEEERARALVAEEQVVSLKKLSTDHQILLQQRAKECSSYHKELAETTDMYEKKIAKLTKQLADEHAQYEGIKEQLDLAKRLLSDQQSSDQGEKEIDNLSAKLQDICKLYDDCNNELHILKADYKDLLKEKAKLQEELHTVWQRLQDEERQRKVVKNELARLKKTVPENQNDYQDKRSYLKENISKGSSTHVSSMDPHKSNPLRETQSIQRTTIAKICEEVGLEKILALLASEDIDVQIHAVKVVANLAAEDIHQEKIVEEGGLDALLMLLRSSHNATVLRVASGAIANLAMNELSQDLIISKGGAQLLANTASKTDDLQTLRMAAGAIANLCGNDKLLFLLKEEGAIKALLEMVRMGNSEVVAQVARGIANFAKCESRAIVQGHRKGRSLLVEDGALSWLTDSSSSTSASIRRHIELAICHLAQNKDNAQDFVSSGAAKELRRICNESSREDIRNLAKKALRLFPDASSEIHADLL; encoded by the exons ATGGCTCCTGTATCTAGCTCCAGGACGACAATGGCGACGGCGGCGTCCCAGCAGCAGCTGAGAACGAGTCAGGGTCACAACCTCCATCCCGGTCGCTCCAAGGCTCCGACGTCCAAACGCTCCGTCACGCCCACCTCACGCCCCTCCTCCTTCACCAACGATGGCGGCGACCATG ATTCTGGTCGGGTTAGAGTTGCTGTCAGACTTCGACCGAGAAATGCTGAGGAACTTCTTTCAGATGCTGATTTTGCTGACTGTGTTGAATTGCAGCCAGAG TTGAAGCGGTTAAAGTTGAGAAAAAACAACTGGAGTTCTGAATCTTATAAATTTGATGAGGTCTTCACAGAAAATGCCTCTCAAAGACGTGTATACGAAGTTGTAGCAAAACCAGTTGTGGAG AGTGTGCTGAATGGGTATAACGGGACAGTTATGGCCTATGGTCAGACGGGTAGTGGCAAAACCTACACACTTGGAAGACTGGGGAAAGATGATGCATCTGAGCGTGGAATAATGGTTAGATCTCTAGAGGATATACTTGCGAACATATCCCACACTTCTGATAGTGTGGATGTGTCCTATCTGCAG TTGTATATGGAATCTCTGCAAGATCTACTTGCCCCCGAGAAGGTGAACATTTATATTGGTGAGGATCCTAAAACTGGAGATGTAACAGTGCCTGGTGCAACTGTAGTTAGAATTCGTGACCTTGACCATTTTCTAGAGCTGCTGCAAATTGGAGAGGCAAATCGCCATGCAGCCAACACAAAGCTGAACACTGAATCTTCTCGCAGTCATGCCATTCTCATG GTCAATGTTCGAAGATCTGTCCAGGGAAGACAAGCAAATGAGACTACTACGCTAGAGCAAGGCAAAACCAACTTACCTGGCACTGATGTTGTTCCTCGAATTCAGAAAAGCAAATTGCTGATTGTGGATCTTGCTGGATCTGAAAGATTAGACAAATCAG GCAGTGAGGGCCACCTGCTTGAAGAGGCGAAGTTCATAAACCTTTCTCTGACTTCGCTTGGCAAGTGCATAAATGCTTTGGCTGAAAACAGTTCACATATTCCTACCAGAGACTCTAAGCTTACCAGATTGCTCCGAGACTCATTTGGAG GTTCAGCAAGGACTTCTCTTATTGTAACAATTGGACCATCTTCGTGGAACCATGCAGAGACCACCAGTACAATTATGTTTGGACAGAGG GCAATGAAAATTGTAAACATGTTAAAACTTAAAGAAGAATATGATTACGAAAGCTTATGCCATAAGCTTTACAATCAAATAGACTGCCTCACTGCAGAAATCGACAGGCAAGAAAGgttgagagagaatgagaaacTCATTTTGGAGAAACAGCTAAAGCATCAGCATGATTCCTTTTCTGAAGGAGAAAAAAATCTAATCAAAAGGTCCGAG CTGTTAGAAATGGAAAATAATCGTCTGGAATCAGAGATGAAAGAAATATTAAGCGAATTGAATCGCCAAAAGGAACATAATGATCTTATGCATAACACAATTTCACAGCTCCACGTTAACTTAAATTATAGCAAG GAGCAACAGGATCAAGAATCTTCTACCTATCAGAATGTTCTAGCAGATACAACTCAGATGTATGAGAAGAAAATAGCAGAGTTCATCGAGCAGCTAGAAGAAGAGCGTGCTCGCGCTTTAGTTGCTGAGGAGCAAGTAGTTTCATTGAAGAAACTATCAactgatcatcaaatattacTTCAG CAACGTGCAAAGGAATGTTCTTCTTATCACAAGGAACTTGCTGAAACAACTGACATGTATGAGAAGAAAATAGCAAAGTTAACTAAGCAACTAGCGGATGAGCATGCCCAATATGAAGGCATCAAAGAGCAGCTGGATTTGGCTAAGAGGCTCTTAAGTGATCAACAAAGCTCTGATCAG GGGGAAAAGGAGATTGACAACCTCAGTGCTAAGTTACAAGATATCTGCAAACTATATGATGACTGTAACAATGAACTTCATATTCTGAAAGCAGACTACAAAGATCTTCTAAAAGAGAAG GCAAAGTTACAAGAGGAACTTCACACTGTATGGCAAAGACTTCAGGATGAGGAGAGGCAGAGAAAGGTTGTCAAGAATGAGCTGGCCAGACTTAAGAAGACCGTTCcagaaaatcaaaatgacTACCAG GACAAGCGGTCATACTTGAAGGAAAATATTAGTAAAGGATCCTCAACACATGTTAGCTCAATGGATCCCCATAAGTCAAACCCTTTGCGGGAGACCCAATCAATTCAGAGGACCACAATAGCGAAAATATGTGAAGAAG TTGGCCTTGAAAAGATACTAGCATTGTTAGCATCTGAAGATATAGATGTCCAAATTCATGCTGTCAAAGTGGTGGCTAATCTTGCTGCTGAAG ATATTCATCAAGAGAAGATTGTGGAGGAAGGAGGTCTGGATGCGTTGCTTATGCTGCTTCGATCATCTCATAATGCTACCGTTCTCCGTGTGGCCTCAGGTGCAATCGCAAATCTAGCAATGAATG AGCTGAGCCAGGACCTAATAATAAGCAAAGGAGGTGCCCAGCTATTAGCAAACACTGCATCGAAGACAGATGACTTGCAGACTCTTCGAATGGCGGCGGGTGCAATTGCTAATTTATGTGGAAATG ATAAACTCCTCTTCCTGCTGAAAGAGGAAGGAGCCATTAAGGCACTCCTAGAAATGGTTAGAATGGGAAACAGTGAGGTCGTTGCGCAGGTTGCAAGGGGGATTGCAAACTTTGCAAAATGCGAATCACGAGCTATCGTCCAAG GGCATAGAAAAGGACGTTCTCTTCTAGTAGAAGATGGTGCGCTCTCATGGTTGACTGACAGCTCAAGTAGTACTTCCGCTTCAATTCGACGGCATATTGAGCTCGCCATATGCCATTTAGCACAAAACA AGGACAATGCCCAGGATTTTGTATCTAGCGGGGCGGCAAAAGAACTACGGAGGATTTGCAATGAGTCCAGCAGGGAAGACATACGCAACCTTGCGAAGAAGGCTCTGAGACTGTTCCCAGATGCATCAAGCGAGATACATGCAGATTTGCTGTAA
- the LOC116189267 gene encoding kinesin-like protein KIN-UC isoform X2, translating to MAPVSSSRTTMATAASQQQLRTSQGHNLHPGRSKAPTSKRSVTPTSRPSSFTNDGGDHDSGRVRVAVRLRPRNAEELLSDADFADCVELQPELKRLKLRKNNWSSESYKFDEVFTENASQRRVYEVVAKPVVESVLNGYNGTVMAYGQTGSGKTYTLGRLGKDDASERGIMVRSLEDILANISHTSDSVDVSYLQLYMESLQDLLAPEKVNIYIGEDPKTGDVTVPGATVVRIRDLDHFLELLQIGEANRHAANTKLNTESSRSHAILMVNVRRSVQGRQANETTTLEQGKTNLPGTDVVPRIQKSKLLIVDLAGSERLDKSGSEGHLLEEAKFINLSLTSLGKCINALAENSSHIPTRDSKLTRLLRDSFGGSARTSLIVTIGPSSWNHAETTSTIMFGQRAMKIVNMLKLKEEYDYESLCHKLYNQIDCLTAEIDRQERLRENEKLILEKQLKHQHDSFSEGEKNLIKRSELLEMENNRLESEMKEILSELNRQKEHNDLMHNTISQLHVNLNYSKDQESSTYQNVLADTTQMYEKKIAEFIEQLEEERARALVAEEQVVSLKKLSTDHQILLQQRAKECSSYHKELAETTDMYEKKIAKLTKQLADEHAQYEGIKEQLDLAKRLLSDQQSSDQGEKEIDNLSAKLQDICKLYDDCNNELHILKADYKDLLKEKAKLQEELHTVWQRLQDEERQRKVVKNELARLKKTVPENQNDYQDKRSYLKENISKGSSTHVSSMDPHKSNPLRETQSIQRTTIAKICEEVGLEKILALLASEDIDVQIHAVKVVANLAAEDIHQEKIVEEGGLDALLMLLRSSHNATVLRVASGAIANLAMNELSQDLIISKGGAQLLANTASKTDDLQTLRMAAGAIANLCGNDKLLFLLKEEGAIKALLEMVRMGNSEVVAQVARGIANFAKCESRAIVQGHRKGRSLLVEDGALSWLTDSSSSTSASIRRHIELAICHLAQNKDNAQDFVSSGAAKELRRICNESSREDIRNLAKKALRLFPDASSEIHADLL from the exons ATGGCTCCTGTATCTAGCTCCAGGACGACAATGGCGACGGCGGCGTCCCAGCAGCAGCTGAGAACGAGTCAGGGTCACAACCTCCATCCCGGTCGCTCCAAGGCTCCGACGTCCAAACGCTCCGTCACGCCCACCTCACGCCCCTCCTCCTTCACCAACGATGGCGGCGACCATG ATTCTGGTCGGGTTAGAGTTGCTGTCAGACTTCGACCGAGAAATGCTGAGGAACTTCTTTCAGATGCTGATTTTGCTGACTGTGTTGAATTGCAGCCAGAG TTGAAGCGGTTAAAGTTGAGAAAAAACAACTGGAGTTCTGAATCTTATAAATTTGATGAGGTCTTCACAGAAAATGCCTCTCAAAGACGTGTATACGAAGTTGTAGCAAAACCAGTTGTGGAG AGTGTGCTGAATGGGTATAACGGGACAGTTATGGCCTATGGTCAGACGGGTAGTGGCAAAACCTACACACTTGGAAGACTGGGGAAAGATGATGCATCTGAGCGTGGAATAATGGTTAGATCTCTAGAGGATATACTTGCGAACATATCCCACACTTCTGATAGTGTGGATGTGTCCTATCTGCAG TTGTATATGGAATCTCTGCAAGATCTACTTGCCCCCGAGAAGGTGAACATTTATATTGGTGAGGATCCTAAAACTGGAGATGTAACAGTGCCTGGTGCAACTGTAGTTAGAATTCGTGACCTTGACCATTTTCTAGAGCTGCTGCAAATTGGAGAGGCAAATCGCCATGCAGCCAACACAAAGCTGAACACTGAATCTTCTCGCAGTCATGCCATTCTCATG GTCAATGTTCGAAGATCTGTCCAGGGAAGACAAGCAAATGAGACTACTACGCTAGAGCAAGGCAAAACCAACTTACCTGGCACTGATGTTGTTCCTCGAATTCAGAAAAGCAAATTGCTGATTGTGGATCTTGCTGGATCTGAAAGATTAGACAAATCAG GCAGTGAGGGCCACCTGCTTGAAGAGGCGAAGTTCATAAACCTTTCTCTGACTTCGCTTGGCAAGTGCATAAATGCTTTGGCTGAAAACAGTTCACATATTCCTACCAGAGACTCTAAGCTTACCAGATTGCTCCGAGACTCATTTGGAG GTTCAGCAAGGACTTCTCTTATTGTAACAATTGGACCATCTTCGTGGAACCATGCAGAGACCACCAGTACAATTATGTTTGGACAGAGG GCAATGAAAATTGTAAACATGTTAAAACTTAAAGAAGAATATGATTACGAAAGCTTATGCCATAAGCTTTACAATCAAATAGACTGCCTCACTGCAGAAATCGACAGGCAAGAAAGgttgagagagaatgagaaacTCATTTTGGAGAAACAGCTAAAGCATCAGCATGATTCCTTTTCTGAAGGAGAAAAAAATCTAATCAAAAGGTCCGAG CTGTTAGAAATGGAAAATAATCGTCTGGAATCAGAGATGAAAGAAATATTAAGCGAATTGAATCGCCAAAAGGAACATAATGATCTTATGCATAACACAATTTCACAGCTCCACGTTAACTTAAATTATAGCAAG GATCAAGAATCTTCTACCTATCAGAATGTTCTAGCAGATACAACTCAGATGTATGAGAAGAAAATAGCAGAGTTCATCGAGCAGCTAGAAGAAGAGCGTGCTCGCGCTTTAGTTGCTGAGGAGCAAGTAGTTTCATTGAAGAAACTATCAactgatcatcaaatattacTTCAG CAACGTGCAAAGGAATGTTCTTCTTATCACAAGGAACTTGCTGAAACAACTGACATGTATGAGAAGAAAATAGCAAAGTTAACTAAGCAACTAGCGGATGAGCATGCCCAATATGAAGGCATCAAAGAGCAGCTGGATTTGGCTAAGAGGCTCTTAAGTGATCAACAAAGCTCTGATCAG GGGGAAAAGGAGATTGACAACCTCAGTGCTAAGTTACAAGATATCTGCAAACTATATGATGACTGTAACAATGAACTTCATATTCTGAAAGCAGACTACAAAGATCTTCTAAAAGAGAAG GCAAAGTTACAAGAGGAACTTCACACTGTATGGCAAAGACTTCAGGATGAGGAGAGGCAGAGAAAGGTTGTCAAGAATGAGCTGGCCAGACTTAAGAAGACCGTTCcagaaaatcaaaatgacTACCAG GACAAGCGGTCATACTTGAAGGAAAATATTAGTAAAGGATCCTCAACACATGTTAGCTCAATGGATCCCCATAAGTCAAACCCTTTGCGGGAGACCCAATCAATTCAGAGGACCACAATAGCGAAAATATGTGAAGAAG TTGGCCTTGAAAAGATACTAGCATTGTTAGCATCTGAAGATATAGATGTCCAAATTCATGCTGTCAAAGTGGTGGCTAATCTTGCTGCTGAAG ATATTCATCAAGAGAAGATTGTGGAGGAAGGAGGTCTGGATGCGTTGCTTATGCTGCTTCGATCATCTCATAATGCTACCGTTCTCCGTGTGGCCTCAGGTGCAATCGCAAATCTAGCAATGAATG AGCTGAGCCAGGACCTAATAATAAGCAAAGGAGGTGCCCAGCTATTAGCAAACACTGCATCGAAGACAGATGACTTGCAGACTCTTCGAATGGCGGCGGGTGCAATTGCTAATTTATGTGGAAATG ATAAACTCCTCTTCCTGCTGAAAGAGGAAGGAGCCATTAAGGCACTCCTAGAAATGGTTAGAATGGGAAACAGTGAGGTCGTTGCGCAGGTTGCAAGGGGGATTGCAAACTTTGCAAAATGCGAATCACGAGCTATCGTCCAAG GGCATAGAAAAGGACGTTCTCTTCTAGTAGAAGATGGTGCGCTCTCATGGTTGACTGACAGCTCAAGTAGTACTTCCGCTTCAATTCGACGGCATATTGAGCTCGCCATATGCCATTTAGCACAAAACA AGGACAATGCCCAGGATTTTGTATCTAGCGGGGCGGCAAAAGAACTACGGAGGATTTGCAATGAGTCCAGCAGGGAAGACATACGCAACCTTGCGAAGAAGGCTCTGAGACTGTTCCCAGATGCATCAAGCGAGATACATGCAGATTTGCTGTAA
- the LOC116189267 gene encoding kinesin-like protein KIN-UC isoform X3, whose protein sequence is MAYGQTGSGKTYTLGRLGKDDASERGIMVRSLEDILANISHTSDSVDVSYLQLYMESLQDLLAPEKVNIYIGEDPKTGDVTVPGATVVRIRDLDHFLELLQIGEANRHAANTKLNTESSRSHAILMVNVRRSVQGRQANETTTLEQGKTNLPGTDVVPRIQKSKLLIVDLAGSERLDKSGSEGHLLEEAKFINLSLTSLGKCINALAENSSHIPTRDSKLTRLLRDSFGGSARTSLIVTIGPSSWNHAETTSTIMFGQRAMKIVNMLKLKEEYDYESLCHKLYNQIDCLTAEIDRQERLRENEKLILEKQLKHQHDSFSEGEKNLIKRSELLEMENNRLESEMKEILSELNRQKEHNDLMHNTISQLHVNLNYSKEQQDQESSTYQNVLADTTQMYEKKIAEFIEQLEEERARALVAEEQVVSLKKLSTDHQILLQQRAKECSSYHKELAETTDMYEKKIAKLTKQLADEHAQYEGIKEQLDLAKRLLSDQQSSDQGEKEIDNLSAKLQDICKLYDDCNNELHILKADYKDLLKEKAKLQEELHTVWQRLQDEERQRKVVKNELARLKKTVPENQNDYQDKRSYLKENISKGSSTHVSSMDPHKSNPLRETQSIQRTTIAKICEEVGLEKILALLASEDIDVQIHAVKVVANLAAEDIHQEKIVEEGGLDALLMLLRSSHNATVLRVASGAIANLAMNELSQDLIISKGGAQLLANTASKTDDLQTLRMAAGAIANLCGNDKLLFLLKEEGAIKALLEMVRMGNSEVVAQVARGIANFAKCESRAIVQGHRKGRSLLVEDGALSWLTDSSSSTSASIRRHIELAICHLAQNKDNAQDFVSSGAAKELRRICNESSREDIRNLAKKALRLFPDASSEIHADLL, encoded by the exons ATGGCCTATGGTCAGACGGGTAGTGGCAAAACCTACACACTTGGAAGACTGGGGAAAGATGATGCATCTGAGCGTGGAATAATGGTTAGATCTCTAGAGGATATACTTGCGAACATATCCCACACTTCTGATAGTGTGGATGTGTCCTATCTGCAG TTGTATATGGAATCTCTGCAAGATCTACTTGCCCCCGAGAAGGTGAACATTTATATTGGTGAGGATCCTAAAACTGGAGATGTAACAGTGCCTGGTGCAACTGTAGTTAGAATTCGTGACCTTGACCATTTTCTAGAGCTGCTGCAAATTGGAGAGGCAAATCGCCATGCAGCCAACACAAAGCTGAACACTGAATCTTCTCGCAGTCATGCCATTCTCATG GTCAATGTTCGAAGATCTGTCCAGGGAAGACAAGCAAATGAGACTACTACGCTAGAGCAAGGCAAAACCAACTTACCTGGCACTGATGTTGTTCCTCGAATTCAGAAAAGCAAATTGCTGATTGTGGATCTTGCTGGATCTGAAAGATTAGACAAATCAG GCAGTGAGGGCCACCTGCTTGAAGAGGCGAAGTTCATAAACCTTTCTCTGACTTCGCTTGGCAAGTGCATAAATGCTTTGGCTGAAAACAGTTCACATATTCCTACCAGAGACTCTAAGCTTACCAGATTGCTCCGAGACTCATTTGGAG GTTCAGCAAGGACTTCTCTTATTGTAACAATTGGACCATCTTCGTGGAACCATGCAGAGACCACCAGTACAATTATGTTTGGACAGAGG GCAATGAAAATTGTAAACATGTTAAAACTTAAAGAAGAATATGATTACGAAAGCTTATGCCATAAGCTTTACAATCAAATAGACTGCCTCACTGCAGAAATCGACAGGCAAGAAAGgttgagagagaatgagaaacTCATTTTGGAGAAACAGCTAAAGCATCAGCATGATTCCTTTTCTGAAGGAGAAAAAAATCTAATCAAAAGGTCCGAG CTGTTAGAAATGGAAAATAATCGTCTGGAATCAGAGATGAAAGAAATATTAAGCGAATTGAATCGCCAAAAGGAACATAATGATCTTATGCATAACACAATTTCACAGCTCCACGTTAACTTAAATTATAGCAAG GAGCAACAGGATCAAGAATCTTCTACCTATCAGAATGTTCTAGCAGATACAACTCAGATGTATGAGAAGAAAATAGCAGAGTTCATCGAGCAGCTAGAAGAAGAGCGTGCTCGCGCTTTAGTTGCTGAGGAGCAAGTAGTTTCATTGAAGAAACTATCAactgatcatcaaatattacTTCAG CAACGTGCAAAGGAATGTTCTTCTTATCACAAGGAACTTGCTGAAACAACTGACATGTATGAGAAGAAAATAGCAAAGTTAACTAAGCAACTAGCGGATGAGCATGCCCAATATGAAGGCATCAAAGAGCAGCTGGATTTGGCTAAGAGGCTCTTAAGTGATCAACAAAGCTCTGATCAG GGGGAAAAGGAGATTGACAACCTCAGTGCTAAGTTACAAGATATCTGCAAACTATATGATGACTGTAACAATGAACTTCATATTCTGAAAGCAGACTACAAAGATCTTCTAAAAGAGAAG GCAAAGTTACAAGAGGAACTTCACACTGTATGGCAAAGACTTCAGGATGAGGAGAGGCAGAGAAAGGTTGTCAAGAATGAGCTGGCCAGACTTAAGAAGACCGTTCcagaaaatcaaaatgacTACCAG GACAAGCGGTCATACTTGAAGGAAAATATTAGTAAAGGATCCTCAACACATGTTAGCTCAATGGATCCCCATAAGTCAAACCCTTTGCGGGAGACCCAATCAATTCAGAGGACCACAATAGCGAAAATATGTGAAGAAG TTGGCCTTGAAAAGATACTAGCATTGTTAGCATCTGAAGATATAGATGTCCAAATTCATGCTGTCAAAGTGGTGGCTAATCTTGCTGCTGAAG ATATTCATCAAGAGAAGATTGTGGAGGAAGGAGGTCTGGATGCGTTGCTTATGCTGCTTCGATCATCTCATAATGCTACCGTTCTCCGTGTGGCCTCAGGTGCAATCGCAAATCTAGCAATGAATG AGCTGAGCCAGGACCTAATAATAAGCAAAGGAGGTGCCCAGCTATTAGCAAACACTGCATCGAAGACAGATGACTTGCAGACTCTTCGAATGGCGGCGGGTGCAATTGCTAATTTATGTGGAAATG ATAAACTCCTCTTCCTGCTGAAAGAGGAAGGAGCCATTAAGGCACTCCTAGAAATGGTTAGAATGGGAAACAGTGAGGTCGTTGCGCAGGTTGCAAGGGGGATTGCAAACTTTGCAAAATGCGAATCACGAGCTATCGTCCAAG GGCATAGAAAAGGACGTTCTCTTCTAGTAGAAGATGGTGCGCTCTCATGGTTGACTGACAGCTCAAGTAGTACTTCCGCTTCAATTCGACGGCATATTGAGCTCGCCATATGCCATTTAGCACAAAACA AGGACAATGCCCAGGATTTTGTATCTAGCGGGGCGGCAAAAGAACTACGGAGGATTTGCAATGAGTCCAGCAGGGAAGACATACGCAACCTTGCGAAGAAGGCTCTGAGACTGTTCCCAGATGCATCAAGCGAGATACATGCAGATTTGCTGTAA